One Thermus hydrothermalis genomic region harbors:
- the pilM gene encoding type IV pilus assembly protein PilM: MFSGLSKLFKPRVEALGLEVGASSLKLVELSGHPPTLRAYATRPIPPGTVVDGVVREPGALAQEIRELLAEARTKKRYVVSAVPNPAVILRTLQVPKMPPKEMEEAVRWEAERYIPFPIDEVVLDFAPLDPLAEVAEGEQMEVMVAAARQEAVASLIEALREAGLTPVVLDVKPFAGLYPLEEELNREPDRTVVAVEIGAESTSLVLARGDRPLAVRLLTLSGKDFTEAIAKSFGLDFLTAEDVKRTYGLATIPTEDEELLLDFDAERERYSPARIYDAIRPVLVDLTQEIRRSLEFFRVQLGDIQPEVGYLYGGGSRLRGLATLLTDTLGVNFLVPDPWNGVQVDPKRFDLEKLREAGPELMVPVGLALRGVSPLD; encoded by the coding sequence GTGTTCTCGGGTTTGAGCAAGCTATTTAAACCTCGGGTGGAAGCCTTAGGCCTCGAGGTGGGGGCCTCGAGCCTCAAGTTGGTGGAGCTTTCCGGCCACCCTCCAACCCTTAGGGCCTACGCCACCCGCCCCATTCCTCCCGGCACCGTGGTGGACGGCGTGGTCCGGGAACCTGGAGCCTTAGCCCAGGAAATCCGCGAACTCCTCGCCGAAGCCCGGACCAAGAAGCGGTATGTGGTGAGCGCCGTGCCCAACCCCGCCGTCATCCTGCGCACCCTCCAGGTGCCCAAGATGCCCCCCAAGGAGATGGAGGAAGCGGTGCGTTGGGAAGCGGAGCGCTACATCCCCTTCCCCATTGACGAGGTCGTCCTGGACTTCGCTCCCCTAGATCCTTTGGCGGAGGTGGCCGAAGGGGAACAGATGGAGGTCATGGTGGCGGCGGCGCGCCAGGAAGCCGTGGCCAGCCTCATAGAGGCCCTGCGGGAAGCGGGGCTCACCCCCGTGGTCCTGGATGTCAAACCCTTCGCCGGGCTTTACCCTTTGGAGGAAGAGCTGAACCGGGAGCCCGACCGCACCGTGGTGGCGGTGGAAATCGGGGCGGAAAGCACGAGCCTCGTCCTCGCCCGGGGGGACCGCCCCTTGGCGGTGCGCCTCCTCACCCTTTCGGGCAAGGACTTCACCGAGGCCATCGCCAAGAGCTTCGGGCTAGACTTCCTCACGGCGGAGGACGTCAAGCGCACCTATGGCCTCGCCACCATCCCCACCGAGGACGAGGAGCTCCTCTTGGACTTTGATGCGGAAAGGGAGCGGTATAGCCCCGCCCGCATCTACGATGCCATCCGGCCCGTTCTGGTGGACCTGACCCAGGAAATCCGCCGCAGTTTGGAGTTCTTCCGGGTACAGCTCGGGGATATCCAGCCCGAGGTGGGCTACCTCTACGGGGGCGGAAGCCGCCTTAGGGGGCTCGCCACCTTGCTCACCGACACCCTGGGGGTCAACTTCCTGGTGCCCGACCCCTGGAACGGGGTCCAGGTGGACCCCAAGCGCTTTGACCTGGAGAAGCTCCGGGAGGCGGGGCCCGAGCTCATGGTGCCCGTGGGCCTGGCCTTGAGGGGGGTGAGTCCCCTTGATTAG
- a CDS encoding type 4a pilus biogenesis protein PilO — MLARLGQREWALIAIALTVVVALLWYFLLIVPLRQETETVRQEIQTLIPERDRGRQAQRALPELRAAIAALQAERQAFLRALPREERLAQVLNEILGEALRSGVTVRSFTRSPTSAPVPEVRAVNLALSLEAPFPETYAYLKRLEGLSRFSSLSGINLSVQGQDPNPTLSTSLTLTLYMLAKDLETGTPSGQGGQGGER; from the coding sequence GTGCTCGCTAGGTTGGGACAACGGGAATGGGCCCTCATCGCCATCGCCCTCACGGTGGTGGTGGCCCTTCTTTGGTACTTCCTCCTCATCGTCCCCCTACGGCAGGAAACGGAAACCGTGCGCCAGGAGATCCAGACCCTCATCCCCGAGCGGGACCGGGGCCGCCAGGCCCAAAGGGCCCTCCCCGAGCTTCGGGCGGCCATCGCCGCCCTCCAGGCCGAGCGCCAGGCCTTCCTAAGGGCGCTTCCCCGGGAGGAACGGCTCGCCCAGGTGCTGAACGAGATCCTGGGCGAAGCCCTCCGGAGCGGAGTAACGGTGCGCTCCTTCACCCGCTCCCCCACCTCGGCTCCCGTACCCGAGGTGCGGGCGGTGAACCTGGCCCTATCCCTGGAGGCACCCTTTCCCGAAACCTACGCTTACCTAAAGCGCCTAGAGGGCCTTTCCCGCTTTAGCTCCCTTTCCGGGATCAACCTGAGCGTCCAGGGCCAGGACCCAAACCCCACCCTGAGCACGAGCTTGACCCTGACCCTGTACATGTTGGCCAAGGACCTGGAAACGGGTACGCCTTCCGGCCAGGGAGGCCAAGGAGGTGAGCGGTGA
- a CDS encoding flagellar protein FliT, producing MIRLNLLPKNLRRRVEPGWWRLVAALFALVVLLVLGFLHYTAYTELSLAKEERDALRAEVEALRPFIQEQNRLQQERKALEALLAIREGLRKNFVPWSEYLATFINQIPREGGRFPVALRSVGTRALTEEEAAQQAQNGAFDGKKVRVEFTLQGEALNQSALVRFIQAFEASPRFGIEFQGASLDQNRGLYTFSARVGVVGGEQGAR from the coding sequence TTGATTAGGCTAAACCTCCTGCCCAAGAACCTGCGCCGCCGGGTGGAGCCCGGCTGGTGGCGGCTGGTGGCCGCCCTTTTCGCCCTGGTGGTCCTCCTGGTCCTGGGCTTCCTCCACTACACCGCCTACACCGAGCTTTCCCTGGCCAAGGAGGAGCGGGACGCCCTCAGGGCCGAGGTGGAGGCCTTAAGGCCCTTCATCCAGGAGCAAAACCGCTTGCAACAGGAGAGGAAGGCCCTCGAGGCCCTCCTCGCCATCCGCGAGGGCCTGCGCAAGAACTTCGTCCCCTGGTCCGAGTACCTGGCCACCTTCATCAACCAGATCCCCCGGGAAGGGGGGCGCTTCCCCGTGGCGCTCCGCTCCGTGGGCACCCGGGCCCTCACGGAGGAAGAGGCAGCCCAGCAGGCGCAAAACGGGGCCTTTGACGGCAAGAAGGTGCGGGTGGAGTTCACCCTCCAAGGGGAAGCCCTGAACCAAAGCGCCTTGGTACGCTTCATCCAAGCCTTTGAAGCCTCGCCCCGCTTTGGCATAGAGTTCCAGGGGGCCTCCTTGGACCAGAACCGGGGGCTCTACACCTTCAGCGCCCGGGTAGGCGTGGTGGGGGGTGAGCAAGGTGCTCGCTAG